The following nucleotide sequence is from Staphylococcus chromogenes.
AGAAGAAATGTACAAATATCTAGGTACTTTATTGCATAAACATCCACAACTCTCATTATATATTATGACGAGTCATAAAGAATTTGAATATCTCGTAAACCGGAAAGCGACAAAACGTCGTAAACTTTTTAACGGTTATATTGAGACAACTTATTATCAATATTGGGCCCCAAAAAATTAAGTTCAGTTTCACACGTCATATAAATATTATTTGAAAGGGCGGTTACTGCTTATGCAAGAAACAAACTTTAAAAAGGGGATTTTATTTGCGTTTTCAGCCTATTTCATGTGGGGAATTTTGCCTCTCTACTGGGCGCTCATTAAAGGCATTGATGCGACAGAAACGCTCATGTTTAGAATCATTCTTTCACTTGTTTTTATGATGATATTATTGCCCTTAATGAAAAAATGGTCTGTATTTAAGAGTGATTTACAGCAACTTGTATCTTCTCCTAAAAAACTATGGATAATTATTATTGCTGGTTATGTGGTGACTTTAAACTGGGGGACGTTTATTTATGCGATAGAAGCAGGGTATGTGTTACAAACGAGCTTAGGTTATTATATCAATCCTCTCATTAGTATTTTACTCGCCATGATCTTCTTTAAGGAACGATTTAACCCCTTAGAGTGGGTAGCTATCCTTTTAGCAGCCATAGGTGTGTTGTATATGACTTTAAAAATAGGAGAATTTCCTTTTGTTTCATTATTACTCGCGTTTTCATTCGGGATTTACGGACTTTTGAAAAAACTCGTGCCTCTTAATGCGATGAGTAGTATTGCGATTGAAACCATTGTCACAGCGCCTATGGCCATTTTATATTTCATCTTTATGTTAACGCAACATAGCTTAAGCATTGGCTTTAACTGGTCATCATTTTGGTTACTTTTCTCAGGCATCGTGACTGCTGTTCCTTTGTTAGCATTTTCTGCTGGGGCCGTTCGTATTCCTCTATCACTCATAGGTTTTATTCAATACATAGGACCCACTTTAATTTTTTTATTAGGGATTTTTATTTTCAAAGAACCTTTTAATACAGACCAATTCATTACTTTTAGCTTTATTTGGTTAGGAATATTGGTTTATATCATTTCTCAAATTATAAAAATAAAGAGACGTCCAAAACCCTTAAAATATCAAGAATAGTGACGTTTCTGATGACGGGACGGCAGTAAGATGTGCCACCCCGTTTTTTTAATTTTTGAGCGTTATTTTTATTGCGTAAGGGAGTTTTTGTTTTTACTTTGTCGGACTTATATTACAATAATATAGAACCATTCAAACAAGGGGAGTCAATCATGCATAATCAAGCACAATTGGATATTCTATATAAACTTAAAAAAGAGGTAGAAAAATCAGACCATGCCTCCTTCGTACATACCATTAATCAAATGATTAAAAAGGTCTATTTAGAACATTATACGATGACATTTGTAGGGCATTTTTCTGCTGGAAAGTCTACTGTGATAAATCGTTTAATCGGTCAAGATATTTTACCAAGTTCTCCCGTACCTACAACAAGTAATACTGCCCTGGTCACGGTTTCTGACGATACAGGTATTACAGCCAATATCGAAGGACAAAAGTATACGCATCTTGAAACCTACGATGAAGTTAAACAGATGAACCAAGAAAATTATCATGTCGAATCGATTGATATTCGTTTTAAGTCTAACGATTATCGTAAAGGGTTTACTTTTCAAGATACTCCAGGTGTAGATTCTAATGTGCAATCTCATAGTATGAGTACAGAAAGCTTTTTATATACGAGTAATATCGTTTTTTATACAGTGGACTACAATCACGTACAATCAGCGTTGAATTTTCAGTTTATGAAACGTCTCAATCATGCAAATATTCCTGTCGTTTTTGTAGTGAATCAAATAGATAAGCATCAAGAGTCTGAAATTACGTTTGAAACGTTTAAGTCCCGCGTTGAAAAATCTATTTCAGAATGGGATATCAACCTTGTCGACACCTTTTACATTACTAAATATGAGCACCCAGAAAATCAGTTCGATGCTTTAAAAGCTTTTATCCATCATCAAGATATGCATCGTGAACCGATTGAAAATTATGTCAGTCGGATGACGCAGTATATCACTGAAACTCAAGCAGCGTATTTAGAACAGCAAATGGAGGACTGTCTCGAACGTTTAGAGGTTGAAGCGGCATCATTTGACACTGCTTATGAAACATACTTGCAAAATGAATCAGTAAACCAAGAATCTCAACTTCTAAGTCACCCTGAAGAACTCAAATCAGATTTATCAACGAAGCGAAAAAATATTATTGATAACGCTTATGTCATGACGCACGATACACGAGAACATATCCGAGATTATTTGGAAAGTATGACCAAAGATTTCAAAGTGGGCGGCTTTTTTCAAAAGCAGAAAAAAATCGACGAAGCCCGTGCCGCACGTCTTCATGCTTTAATGAGTGTCTTACAAACTAAAGTGACTCAAGAAATCGCTAAACCTATGCGAGAAGATATGTCCTATTTAACGCGTTTTATCACAAATGAAGAATTAAATAAACGGATTGTCAATCAAGACTTCCAACTTTCTGAAACAATAGTGACAGATCTTTATCAAGAACAAATACAGATTACTAACCAATACGTGCTTACCTTTGCTGATGATTTATTAAAACGTATACGGCAGTACATCCTTCAATCTTCTGAACCACTTGATCAAGAGATTGTCGCTTCTGTTGAAGTTCCTGAGTCGTCACACACAGCGTTGCCTGAACGTACGGATTATGAGACGTATATCAAGTTACGAGATTTAAAACATTCTT
It contains:
- the rarD gene encoding EamA family transporter RarD, with protein sequence MQETNFKKGILFAFSAYFMWGILPLYWALIKGIDATETLMFRIILSLVFMMILLPLMKKWSVFKSDLQQLVSSPKKLWIIIIAGYVVTLNWGTFIYAIEAGYVLQTSLGYYINPLISILLAMIFFKERFNPLEWVAILLAAIGVLYMTLKIGEFPFVSLLLAFSFGIYGLLKKLVPLNAMSSIAIETIVTAPMAILYFIFMLTQHSLSIGFNWSSFWLLFSGIVTAVPLLAFSAGAVRIPLSLIGFIQYIGPTLIFLLGIFIFKEPFNTDQFITFSFIWLGILVYIISQIIKIKRRPKPLKYQE